The following proteins are encoded in a genomic region of Ostrea edulis chromosome 7, xbOstEdul1.1, whole genome shotgun sequence:
- the LOC125655448 gene encoding whey acidic protein-like gives MKLELCVVLAVIWTLALAYDKDCPPQGKVKCNYRYDVPCTTTSDCKRRGRRNQICCPDEGGHPVCTPRRPGRCPFVRTRYCRARNTDKSECSKDRDCASPAKCCRNSHCKMYCEFNPVLGRGYAG, from the exons ATGAAGCTTGAACTGTGCGTTGTTCTTGCTGTGATCTGGACCCTCGCTCTTGCAT ATGACAAAGACTGTCCGCCTCAAGGGAAAGTGAAATGTAACTATAGATATGATGTACCCTGCACGACGACATCAGACTGCAAGCGCCGGGGGAGACGGAACCAGATATGTTGTCCTGACGAGGGGGGTCATCCCGTCTGTACTCCCCGTCGACCGGGCAGGTGCCCGTTCGTCAGGACCCGCTATTGTAGAGCTAGAAATACTGATAAATCAGAGTGCTCCAAGGACCGGGATTGTGCATCACCTGCAAAGTGTTGTCGAAATTCCCATTGTAAAATGTACTGTGAATTTAACCCAGTTTTAGGCCGCGGGTACGCTGGATAG
- the LOC125655447 gene encoding zinc finger protein 91-like, which produces MATTNSRKSLRTPKPNQKYVSYVTGKKIKKSDEVDLESESSSDSEVEEETNSSPNLSSPFKPVNGNTTETVVKRSRGRPRKIPLSDGDPKSGSHKEKLSGGEDNLGSTTDDQSKTEISRRTPKRRGRKRKVKPEEDGGEYDTEQSGDGDNRAKSRAWESVQPQFLTLVNILKEAEIDVLLMTNWLRGYTFQYNGSERGVKFIEERVGFTEEFLNQVLNNRGEKLKDSQKGEHSKFIWKIVEKQLQTLVSDLSSAGVESLILSSVMGLEDYGFAGSTKGLQFLGDRMELKNLFVAYCSDQEIPNAKFQQQSVFMDWYQCFGGEPYEEEFYESPSQDFPGQVLTVKPQAKRKKVDMPLVITPQMEENPQCPVCKKKCQSIQVLKSHYQIHYKGKEFECVMCYQSFTKKLELNQHQTEVHGNEETNQEMGTDVEGGDVNNVETNEENKDGGFVLRAVTEDDFLADVQGITFENSTQVDESDLPDELENTNETERITGETDDIEQTIENLKEIVETHEVKKEDTDDAEFDDEETREDMRDGRIKCLQCNRILKNEFMYRKHVEHHGAKKDVECKVDGCIKKFKRAWDMEYHMITIHGYVKIAAGNIVRPEDVPPGTKLKKVKRKKRKGEPESDSDEEPFNPIKALKGTECPECHAKFKTLAILKRHYEIHLGEKSFICEVCSKNFLRKYDMHIHQMKCHGYKKIGKGKVGPPENENKPDPFDVSLFGDRTHSSGRKKTPLHCDFCDVVSLNLTKKVAHLEECHLHENPFKCPNCELTFPLRRKMKVHWYSNHAEKKHKCSQCDKTFLFKFHLRDHEQMFHNENGFLCTLCGKSFHLLKYLKKHEQRHEEELSYGIDPNAPKVYECQYCNEVVTGISAYQNHMKQHPDVEDRKFECEVCHKRFFQQGHLKRHMYVHVQERNYDCQFCDKKYKDPETLKKHHIAFHNVKEMKRKTYRCEECDKGFLSMGHLSRHMLGHTGEKPYSCDICDKRFTEKAGKINHERIHSGERPFVCKVCGRAFVQATHLRRHMFLHSQIRNFVCGICKKRYYQNEDLKRHMLTHLNKKSYKCNMCDKSYYQLGSLNQHMRCHTGKRPFQCSVCKACFSQKIAMIVHMRKHTGEKPFKCETCGKCFISKRMCKEHMITHEHKYIAFTCFKCEREFPTENDLKAHVTIEHPLEKIEQVVKVVVADDPAAKVEHIVEPEKDDEDEDGVLNTCDICMMSFPDVEGLEKHTVEDHKSENENVCELCLGTYENQEQFADHLVKEHGLIEVEDGYFVQLQAMPVEELSTDNPSKYLSTKHITDDEIHAEIDGKHIIIQNIGGLLNTNQNALPENIVSAPIESPSKKSGSAQVTPKKMTTIQEEDGSILHIVSPSYEIPATQPDGPVLAEFPSQIENATEVRMIDPSQTVDINQAGQVIIATTDGGKTYFTLPPGMQTTDNLPIETSPDDILQQVTEEVISTQDFQPETVNNNMETTLSEIAFDQDGGISESTAANLAAMYGTDRIIYQEERNDGTEVVHVYAVVTDS; this is translated from the exons ATGGCAACAACCAATAGCAGGAAAAGTCTAAGAACTCCCAAACCAAACCAGAAATATGTCTCGTATGTCACAGGAAAGAAGATAAAAAAATCAGATGAAGTGGACCTAGAAAGTGAAAGTTCATCCGACAGCGAAGTGGAGGAGGAAACCAATTCCTCTCCTAATTTGTCATCACCATTCAAACCAGTAAATG GCAATACAACAGAAACAGTTGTGAAAAGGAGTAGGGGCAGACCGAGAAAGATCCCTCTATCAGATGGTGACCCAAAGAGTGGATCTCATAAAGAAAAGCTGTCGGGGGGTGAGGATAATCTTGGATCCACCACAGATGATCAATCAAAGACAGAAATCTCACGTAGGACACCAAAGAGAAGGGGAAGAAAAAGGAAAGTGAAACCAGAGGAGGACGGTGGAGAATATGATACAGAGCAGAGTGGTGATGGAGATAATCGAGCAAAAAGTCGGGCATGGGAGTCGGTTCAACCTCAATTTCTCACCCTG GTGAACATCTTGAAGGAGGCTGAAATTGATGTGCTTCTAATGACTAATTGGTTAAGGGGGTACACTTTCCAGTACAATGGCTCAGAGAGAGGGGTGAAGTTCATCGAGGAGAGGGTGGGCTTCACAGAGGAGTTTCTCAATCAGGTCTTAAATAACAGGG GCGAGAAGTTGAAAGATTCTCAAAAGGGAGAGCACTCTAAGTTCATCTGGAAGATCGTGGAGAAACAGTTACAGACTTTG GTTTCTGATCTGTCCTCTGCTGGTGTGGAGAGCTTGATCCTGTCTTCCGTGATGGGACTAGAAGACTACGGTTTTGCTGGATCCACCAAAGGACTGCAGTTCTTAGGAGATCGGATGGAGCTCAAGAACCTCTTTGTTGCTTACTGCTCAG ATCAAGAAATCCCCAATGCTAAATTCCAGCAACAGTCCGTCTTCATGGACTGGTACCAGTGTTTTGGTGGAGAGCCGTACGAGGAGGAATTTTACGAGTCTCCGAGCCAGGATTTCCCCGGACAAGTCCTGACTGTCAAACCGCAGGCCAAGAGAAAGAAGGTTGATATGCCCTTAGTGATCACTCCACAGATGGAGGAAAATCCACAGTGTCCCGTCTGTAAGAAGAAGTGTCAGAGTATTCAGGTGCTGAAGAGTCACTATCAGATTCATTATAAAGGGAAGGAGTTTGAGTGTGTGATGTGCTATCAGTCATTTACGAAAAAACTCGAATTAAATCAACATCAGACTGAGGTTCACGGTAATGAGGAAACTAATCAAGAGATGGGAACTGATGTGGAGGGTGGAGACGTGAATAATGTCGAGACAAATGAAGAAAACAAAGATGGTGGATTTGTACTCCGTGCAGTCACGGAAGACGATTTTCTGGCAGACGTGCAGGGAATCACTTTTGAGAACAGTACTCAAGTAGATGAGTCCGATTTACCAGATGAATTGGAAAATACAAACGAAACAGAAAGGATCACTGGTGAAACTGATGATATTGAGCAGACGATTGAAAATTTAAAGGAAATCGTTGAAACTCATGAAGTTAAGAAAGAAGACACTGATGACGCTGAGTTTGATGATGAGGAAACTCGAGAAGATATGAGGGATGGTAGAATCAAATGTCTTCAGTGCAACAGAATCCTGAAAAATGAATTCATGTACAGAAAGCATGTAGAGCATCATGGGGCAAAGAAAGACGTAGAATGCAAAGTTGATGGGTGTATCAAGAAGTTCAAACGAGCTTGGGACATGGAGTACCACATGATAACCATTCACGGCTACGTCAAGATAGCGGCTGGGAATATAGTACGGCCAGAAGACGTTCCGCCGGGTACAAAGCTGAAGAAAGTCAAGAGGAAGAAAAGGAAGGGCGAGCCAGAGTCCGATAGCGATGAGGAGCCCTTTAATCCAATCAAAGCCTTGAAAGGAACAGAATGCCCCGAGTGTCATGCAAAGTTCAAAACACTAGCGATTCTGAAAAGACATTATGAGATTCATTTAGGAGAGAAATCATTCATCTGTGAAGTCTGTTCTAAGAATTTTCTACGAAAATATGACATGCACATTCATCAGATGAAATGTCACGGGTATAAGAAAATCGGAAAAGGGAAAGTAGGGCCtccagaaaatgaaaataagccaGATCCTTTTGATGTGTCTCTCTTTGGAGATAGGACTCATTCTTCAGGAAGGAAAAAGACACCCTTACACTGTGACTTCTGTGATGTGGTTTCTCTGAATCTGACAAAGAAAGTTGCACATTTAGAGGAATGCCACTTGCATGAAAACCCATTCAAATGTCCAAACTGTGAACTGACTTTTCCATTGAGGAGGAAGATGAAGGTGCATTGGTACTCTAACCACGCTGAAAAGAAACACAAATGTAGTCAGTGTGACAAAACTTTCCTCTTCAAGTTCCATTTGAGAGACCACGAACAAATGTTTCACAATGAGAATGGCTTCCTGTGCACCCTATGTGGAAAGAGTTTCCATCTGTTGAAGTACCTGAAAAAGCACGAACAAAGGCATGAGGAGGAGCTATCCTACGGCATAGATCCAAATGCCCCCAAGGTTTACGAATGTCAGTATTGTAATGAAGTTGTGACGGGCATTTCTGCCTATCAGAATCATATGAAACAACATCCAGATGTTGAGGATCGCAAGTTCGAATGTGAAGTCTGTCACAAAAGGTTTTTTCAACAGGGTCATTTGAAGCGACATATGTACGTCCATGTGCAGGAAAGAAACTATGACTGTCAGTTCTGTGATAAGAAATACAAGGACCCAGAAACTCTTAAGAAGCATCACATCGCCTTTCACAACGTAAAGGAGATGAAACGGAAGACTTACCGCTGTGAAGAGTGTGACAAAGGCTTCCTAAGCATGGGTCATCTTAGTAGACACATGTTGGGACATACGGGAGAAAAACCATATTCTTGTGACATTTGCGACAAGAGGTTCACTGAAAAGGCGGGAAAAATCAACCATGAACGAATCCACAGTGGGGAGAGACCTTTCGTCTGCAAGGTGTGTGGAAGAGCATTTGTCCAGGCCACACACCTTCGTCGACACATGTTCCTACACTCCCAAATCCGGAATTTTGTATGTGGTATTTGTAAGAAGAGATACTATCAAAATGAGGACCTGAAACGGCACATGCTCACGCATTTGAATAAGAaatcatataaatgtaatatgTGTGACAAGTCTTACTATCAGTTAGGCAGTTTAAACCAGCACATGCGCTGTCATACAGGGAAAAGGCCGTTCCAATGCAGTGTATGCAAGGCTTGCTTCTCTCAGAAAATTGCCATGATCGTGCACATGCGCAAACATACTGGAGAAAAACCTTTCAAATGCGAGACATGTGGAAAATGTTTTATAAGCAAACGAATGTGCAAGGAGCATATGATAACCCACGAGCACAAATACATTGCTTTCACGTGCTTCAAGTGCGAAAGAGAATTTCCAACCGAAAACGACCTTAAGGCACATGTGACGATTGAACATCCTTTGGAAAAAATAGAACAGGTGGTTAAAGTTGTGGTGGCCGATGATCCAGCAGCGAAGGTAGAACATATTGTAGAGCCTGAAAAGGATGATGAAGATGAAGATGGCGTCTTGAACACTTGTGACATTTGTATGATGAGTTTCCCGGATGTGGAAGGACTAGAAAAACATACAGTGGAGGATCataaaagtgaaaatgaaaatgtttgtgAACTTTGTTTGGGGACTTATGAAAACCAGGAACAGTTTGCCGATCACTTGGTCAAAGAGCACGGACTTATTGAGGTTGAAGATGGCTATTTCGTCCAGCTTCAAGCTATGCCGGTAGAGGAATTATCGACAGACAATCCATCCAAGTATCTCAGCACGAAACACATCACTGATGACGAAATCCACGCGGAGATTGATGGAAAACAtatcattattcaaaatattggtGGACTTTTGAACACGAATCAGAATGCATTGCCTGAAAACATAGTGAGTGCGCCAATCGAATCACCTTCCAAAAAAAGTGGCAGTGCTCAGGTTACTCCAAAGAAGATGACGACGATTCAGGAAGAAGATGGATCTATTCTACACATTGTGTCCCCCTCGTACGAAATTCCCGCCACACAACCAGACGGCCCCGTTCTGGCCGAATTCCCTTCGCAGATTGAAAACGCAACGGAAGTTCGTATGATAGACCCATCACAAACGGTGGACATAAATCAGGCGGGACAAGTCATCATTGCAACAACAGATGGCGGAAAAACTTATTTCACCCTACCGCCTGGAATGCAGACGACAGATAACTTACCCATCGAAACTTCCCCAGACGACATTTTGCAGCAGGTTACAGAAGAGGTAATTTCCACGCAGGATTTCCAGCCAGAAACTGTCAACAATAATATGGAAACTACGTTGTCGGAAATTGCTTTTGATCAAGATGGAGGTATTTCTGAGTCTACAGCAGCGAATCTGGCAGCCATGTATGGAACCGATCGTATCATTTACCAGGAAGAGAGAAATGACGGGACGGAAGTTGTTCATGTGTATGCGGTGGTCACCGATTCCTGA